The Listeria welshimeri serovar 6b str. SLCC5334 genome has a window encoding:
- the upp gene encoding uracil phosphoribosyltransferase: MANVHVINHPLVQHKLTIIRDKNTGTKAFRELVDEVATLMAYEITRDMELEDIQVETPLQTTTAKTLTGKKLGIVPILRAGLGMQDGILKLIPAAKVGHVGLYRDHDTLEPVEYFVKLPSDVEERLFIVVDPMLATGGSAIMAIDCLKKRGARNMKFMCLVAAPEGVKALQDAHPDVEIYVAGLDEKLDENGYIRPGLGDAGDRLFGTK, from the coding sequence ATGGCAAATGTACACGTAATTAATCACCCCCTAGTACAACACAAATTAACAATCATTCGAGATAAAAATACGGGAACAAAAGCATTCCGCGAACTTGTAGATGAAGTCGCTACATTAATGGCGTACGAAATTACACGTGATATGGAACTCGAAGACATTCAAGTAGAAACACCACTACAAACAACAACTGCTAAAACACTTACTGGTAAAAAATTAGGGATTGTCCCTATTTTAAGAGCTGGTCTTGGTATGCAAGATGGTATTTTAAAACTTATCCCTGCTGCTAAAGTAGGACATGTAGGTCTTTATCGTGACCATGATACACTTGAACCAGTAGAATATTTTGTAAAACTACCTTCTGATGTGGAAGAACGTCTTTTCATCGTTGTAGATCCAATGCTTGCAACTGGTGGATCCGCAATTATGGCTATCGATTGCTTGAAAAAACGCGGCGCTCGCAATATGAAATTCATGTGTTTAGTAGCAGCTCCTGAAGGCGTTAAAGCACTTCAAGACGCACACCCAGACGTAGAAATCTATGTAGCTGGCTTAGACGAGAAGCTAGACGAAAATGGTTATATCCGTCCAGGCTTAGGAGATGCTGGCGATAGATTATTCGGAACTAAATAA
- the wecB gene encoding non-hydrolyzing UDP-N-acetylglucosamine 2-epimerase, with protein sequence MAKIKVMSIFGTRPEAIKMAPLVLALEREPETFESTVVITAQHREMLDQVLEIFDIKPDIDLNIMKKGQTLADITSRVMNGINEVIAAENPDIVLVHGDTTTSFAAGLATFYQQKMLGHVEAGLRTWNKYSPFPEEMNRQLTGVIADMHFSPTKQAKENLLAEGKDPATIFVTGNTAIDALKTTVQKDYHHPILENLGDNRLILMTAHRRENLGEPMQGMFEAVREIVESREDVELVYPMHLNPAVREKATNILGGHERIHLIEPLDAIDFHNFLRKSYLVFTDSGGVQEEAPGMGVPVLVLRDTTERPEGIEAGTLKLIGTNKETLIKEALNLLDNKENHDKMAKAANPYGDGSAASRILAAIKSQFEGTKRPDDFTL encoded by the coding sequence TTGGCTAAAATCAAAGTAATGAGTATCTTTGGAACAAGACCAGAAGCGATAAAGATGGCACCGCTTGTTTTGGCATTAGAAAGAGAACCAGAGACATTTGAATCCACGGTGGTTATTACAGCACAACACCGCGAAATGTTGGATCAAGTTTTAGAAATTTTTGATATAAAACCTGATATTGACTTGAATATTATGAAAAAAGGTCAAACCTTAGCCGATATAACGTCACGTGTAATGAATGGAATTAATGAAGTTATTGCCGCAGAAAACCCGGATATCGTTTTAGTCCACGGTGACACCACCACTAGTTTTGCCGCGGGGCTAGCAACTTTTTATCAGCAAAAAATGCTCGGACATGTCGAAGCGGGACTTAGAACGTGGAATAAATACTCGCCGTTCCCTGAAGAAATGAATAGGCAATTAACAGGGGTTATAGCTGATATGCACTTTTCTCCAACAAAACAAGCGAAAGAGAATCTACTGGCTGAAGGGAAAGACCCAGCAACTATTTTTGTGACTGGGAATACTGCGATTGATGCACTTAAAACGACTGTTCAAAAAGATTACCATCATCCTATCTTAGAGAACCTTGGTGATAATCGTTTAATACTTATGACGGCCCATCGTAGAGAAAATCTGGGGGAACCAATGCAAGGGATGTTCGAAGCAGTTCGAGAAATCGTGGAAAGTCGGGAGGATGTTGAACTTGTTTATCCGATGCACTTAAATCCAGCTGTGAGAGAAAAAGCTACGAATATTTTAGGTGGGCATGAGCGGATTCATTTAATTGAACCATTAGATGCGATTGATTTTCATAATTTCTTGCGCAAATCATATCTAGTATTTACCGATTCAGGTGGCGTGCAAGAAGAAGCGCCTGGTATGGGTGTACCTGTTCTAGTTCTGCGTGATACGACGGAGCGACCAGAAGGAATTGAAGCAGGCACATTAAAATTAATCGGAACCAATAAAGAAACTTTAATAAAAGAAGCGTTAAATTTACTCGATAATAAAGAAAATCACGATAAAATGGCTAAAGCTGCCAATCCCTATGGTGACGGCTCCGCTGCTAGTAGAATTTTAGCAGCTATTAAAAGTCAGTTTGAAGGAACAAAACGACCAGATGATTTTACTCTTTAA
- the atpE gene encoding F0F1 ATP synthase subunit C, translating into MSLGVIAAAIAVGLGALGAGIGNGLIVSKTVEGVARQPEARSMLQTIMFIGIGLVEALPIIAVVIAFMVLNK; encoded by the coding sequence ATGTCTTTAGGTGTTATTGCAGCTGCTATTGCTGTTGGATTAGGTGCATTAGGTGCGGGTATTGGTAACGGTCTTATCGTATCAAAAACTGTCGAGGGTGTTGCGCGTCAACCAGAAGCGCGTTCTATGCTACAAACAATCATGTTCATTGGTATTGGTCTTGTTGAGGCCCTTCCTATCATCGCTGTTGTTATTGCGTTCATGGTTCTTAATAAATAA
- a CDS encoding L-threonylcarbamoyladenylate synthase, whose protein sequence is METIHWEISKQLSNQSIYQEAAKLLQKGECVAFPTETVYGLGADATNQAAIQKIYTAKGRPSDNPLIVHIARREQMDQFVESYPPKAIQLMEKFWPGPLTLILPLIKDSLAANVSAGLSTVGVRMPEHPVSLDLIKTANIPVAAPSANRSGKPSPTTAAHVIEDLDGKIAGIIDGGPTGVGLESTVIDCSQETPVILRPGGITKEQIERVIGPVKVATNSTTETEQPKAPGMKYTHYAPKAPVYLIEGSAKFWQSEIDKVEAAHKKLGILATKELTSSLSTNAVIQTTGSTRALEEVATSLYNGLRAFDHADVDVIFAEVYPETELGAAIMNRLEKAAGNRRISE, encoded by the coding sequence ATGGAAACCATCCATTGGGAAATAAGTAAACAACTATCAAATCAATCTATTTATCAGGAAGCAGCCAAACTACTTCAAAAAGGGGAATGTGTAGCTTTTCCAACTGAAACAGTCTACGGACTAGGAGCAGACGCAACCAATCAAGCAGCTATTCAAAAAATATATACTGCAAAAGGTCGTCCCTCTGATAATCCACTGATTGTTCATATCGCGCGCCGTGAACAAATGGATCAATTTGTAGAAAGTTATCCACCAAAAGCCATACAATTAATGGAAAAATTTTGGCCAGGTCCATTAACACTTATTCTTCCTTTAATAAAAGATAGTTTAGCTGCTAATGTTTCTGCCGGTTTATCCACAGTTGGTGTACGTATGCCCGAGCATCCAGTAAGTCTAGATTTAATAAAAACAGCAAATATTCCTGTGGCGGCTCCAAGTGCCAATCGTTCCGGAAAACCAAGTCCAACGACAGCCGCACATGTAATAGAAGATTTAGATGGAAAAATTGCGGGTATTATTGACGGCGGTCCAACCGGTGTTGGTTTAGAATCAACGGTTATAGATTGCTCGCAAGAAACACCAGTCATTTTGCGTCCTGGCGGTATTACAAAAGAGCAAATCGAACGAGTCATTGGACCAGTAAAAGTAGCTACAAACAGCACAACTGAAACAGAACAACCAAAAGCGCCAGGTATGAAATATACGCATTACGCTCCAAAAGCACCAGTGTACCTAATTGAAGGGTCTGCCAAATTTTGGCAAAGTGAAATTGATAAAGTAGAGGCAGCGCATAAAAAACTTGGTATTTTAGCAACAAAAGAACTAACGAGCAGCTTATCCACAAACGCAGTTATTCAAACAACAGGAAGTACTCGGGCTTTAGAAGAGGTTGCTACTAGCCTTTACAATGGTCTACGAGCTTTTGATCATGCTGATGTAGATGTTATTTTTGCCGAAGTTTATCCAGAAACCGAACTGGGGGCAGCTATTATGAACCGATTAGAAAAAGCTGCTGGAAATAGGAGGATTAGTGAATGA
- a CDS encoding ATP synthase subunit I → MLESLIGMYHRHQKYMVLFIAICLCGWFLTPYIHIFLGLKLGLIVGWFNYWLLMRRTQSMTRALAENRSFYGMGMPFRMGSVLFATIIATQLPEYFHVYSMVIGLGLAYAIIFLDFFAYSMYRRKKFLKREG, encoded by the coding sequence ATGTTAGAATCGCTAATTGGCATGTATCATCGTCACCAAAAGTATATGGTTCTTTTTATTGCTATTTGTCTTTGTGGATGGTTTTTGACCCCGTATATACATATTTTCTTAGGACTTAAGTTGGGTTTAATCGTCGGCTGGTTTAATTACTGGTTATTAATGAGACGTACACAATCAATGACTAGAGCTTTGGCTGAAAATCGTTCTTTTTATGGTATGGGAATGCCGTTTAGAATGGGGAGCGTGTTATTTGCTACTATTATAGCGACGCAACTGCCGGAATATTTTCATGTTTATAGCATGGTAATCGGACTTGGGCTTGCATATGCAATTATTTTTCTAGATTTTTTTGCGTATTCCATGTACCGCAGAAAAAAGTTTTTAAAAAGAGAGGGGTGA
- the atpF gene encoding F0F1 ATP synthase subunit B, with the protein MLQPHLVIGSAFTFGDAFFTLFAFAILLVLIRIYAWKPLMGVMKEREEHIGSEIDAAEESRAQAEQLLAEQKSVLQQARVESQTMIENAKQLGEKEREEIVKTARRESERIKEEAKTDIAREKEDAISALREQVGSLSVLIASKVIEKNLDEKEQSNLIQDYIERLGDDK; encoded by the coding sequence GTGTTACAACCACATTTAGTAATTGGTTCCGCATTTACGTTTGGTGATGCATTCTTTACACTTTTTGCTTTCGCGATTTTGCTAGTTTTAATCCGAATTTATGCTTGGAAACCTCTTATGGGTGTTATGAAAGAGCGTGAAGAGCATATTGGTTCTGAAATTGATGCGGCAGAAGAAAGCCGTGCTCAAGCAGAACAATTACTTGCTGAACAAAAAAGTGTCTTACAACAAGCACGTGTTGAGTCTCAAACAATGATTGAGAATGCAAAACAGCTTGGTGAAAAAGAACGCGAAGAAATTGTCAAAACTGCTAGACGTGAATCAGAACGTATAAAAGAAGAAGCAAAAACCGATATTGCACGTGAAAAAGAAGATGCTATTTCCGCGCTTCGTGAACAAGTCGGTTCCTTATCTGTTCTTATTGCATCGAAAGTCATCGAAAAAAATCTGGATGAAAAAGAACAATCTAACCTTATCCAAGATTATATCGAAAGGCTAGGGGATGACAAATGA
- the atpB gene encoding F0F1 ATP synthase subunit A, with amino-acid sequence MGEEFPTISLLGIDFNLSNILMITVTCVIVLLIAIICTRNLQRRPTGKQNFIEWIMDFVRGIINSNMDWKTGGRFHVLGITLLMFIFVANMLGLPFQIAINDEVWWRSPTADPIVTLTLAIMVLGLTHYYGIKMRGFKHYFVGTYFSPMKFLFPLKLVEEFANTLTLGLRLYGNIFAGEVLLTIIATQLAHMNIFVGVLAIIPALLWQGFSIFIGAIQAYIFTMLTMVYMSHKVSDEH; translated from the coding sequence TTGGGAGAGGAATTTCCAACGATAAGCCTATTAGGAATCGACTTTAATCTATCAAATATTTTGATGATTACTGTGACTTGTGTCATCGTTCTTCTAATAGCCATTATCTGTACCAGAAATCTGCAACGCCGTCCTACCGGAAAGCAGAACTTCATTGAATGGATTATGGATTTTGTCAGAGGTATTATCAATAGTAATATGGATTGGAAAACCGGTGGGAGATTCCATGTACTTGGTATTACGCTACTCATGTTTATTTTCGTAGCTAATATGCTAGGATTGCCATTCCAAATCGCGATTAACGATGAAGTTTGGTGGCGTTCACCTACAGCGGATCCAATTGTCACATTAACACTTGCGATAATGGTTCTTGGCTTAACGCATTACTATGGTATAAAAATGCGTGGTTTCAAGCACTATTTTGTTGGTACGTACTTCAGTCCAATGAAATTTTTATTCCCACTTAAATTAGTAGAAGAATTTGCTAATACTTTAACGCTTGGTTTACGTCTTTACGGTAACATTTTTGCCGGCGAAGTTTTGTTAACCATCATTGCAACACAACTTGCTCATATGAATATATTTGTAGGTGTGCTAGCAATAATTCCTGCGTTACTATGGCAAGGATTCTCAATTTTCATTGGGGCAATTCAAGCGTACATTTTCACTATGCTGACAATGGTTTACATGTCGCATAAGGTTAGTGACGAACATTAA
- the glyA gene encoding serine hydroxymethyltransferase: MVYLQKQDKEVFDAIKLELGRQRANIELIASENFVSEQVMEAMGSVLTNKYAEGYPGKRYYGGCEFVDIVEDLARDRAKKLFGAEYANVQPHSGAQANMAVYHAVLEPGDTVLGMNLSHGGHLTHGSPVNFSGVLYNFVEYGVREDTKEIDYDIVREAALKHKPKMIVAGASAYPRKIDFAKFREIADEVGAYLMVDMAHIAGLVAAGLHQNPVPYADFTTTTTHKTLRGPRGGMILAKAEWEQKLNKSIFPGIQGGPLMHVIAAKAVAFGEALQPEFTTYCEQIIRNSKKLAETLQAHDVTVLTGGSDNHLLLIDLKPLSLTGKAVEKVLDEVGITVNKNTIPFETESPFVTSGIRVGVAAVTTRGFDEVAIEKVGVLISEVLHNIENEEVLADVKARVATLTNEYPLYPSL, encoded by the coding sequence ATGGTCTATTTACAAAAGCAAGATAAGGAAGTTTTTGATGCAATTAAGTTAGAGCTTGGTAGACAACGCGCGAATATTGAATTAATCGCATCTGAGAATTTTGTTAGTGAGCAAGTAATGGAAGCAATGGGTTCTGTATTAACGAATAAATATGCAGAAGGCTACCCAGGAAAACGTTACTACGGCGGATGTGAATTCGTGGATATCGTGGAGGATTTAGCACGTGACCGAGCGAAAAAATTATTTGGCGCTGAATATGCGAACGTCCAACCGCACTCAGGCGCTCAAGCGAACATGGCAGTGTATCATGCAGTTCTTGAACCAGGCGATACAGTGCTCGGTATGAATCTTTCACATGGTGGTCATTTAACTCATGGTAGTCCAGTGAATTTTAGTGGTGTTTTATACAATTTTGTTGAATACGGTGTTCGTGAAGACACAAAAGAAATTGACTATGATATTGTCCGTGAAGCTGCTCTAAAACATAAACCAAAAATGATTGTAGCTGGTGCAAGTGCTTATCCACGTAAAATTGATTTTGCTAAGTTCCGTGAAATTGCTGATGAAGTGGGCGCATACTTAATGGTTGATATGGCGCATATTGCTGGTCTTGTTGCTGCTGGTTTACACCAAAATCCAGTTCCTTATGCTGATTTCACAACGACAACAACCCATAAAACCCTTCGTGGACCTCGTGGCGGAATGATTTTAGCAAAAGCTGAATGGGAACAAAAATTAAACAAATCAATTTTCCCAGGAATTCAAGGTGGACCTTTGATGCACGTTATCGCAGCGAAAGCAGTAGCATTTGGTGAAGCTTTACAACCAGAATTCACTACATACTGCGAGCAAATTATTCGTAACTCTAAAAAATTAGCAGAAACACTACAAGCTCATGATGTGACTGTTTTAACTGGTGGATCAGACAATCATTTATTATTAATTGATTTAAAACCTCTAAGCTTAACAGGAAAAGCTGTTGAGAAAGTGTTAGATGAAGTTGGCATTACTGTAAACAAAAATACTATTCCATTTGAAACAGAAAGTCCATTTGTAACAAGTGGTATACGTGTAGGTGTTGCTGCAGTGACAACTCGTGGATTCGATGAAGTAGCTATTGAAAAAGTCGGCGTACTTATTTCAGAAGTGTTGCATAACATAGAAAATGAAGAAGTTCTCGCAGATGTAAAAGCACGTGTGGCGACTTTAACAAATGAGTACCCACTTTATCCAAGTTTATAA
- the thrB gene encoding homoserine kinase, whose amino-acid sequence MRIRVPATSANLGPGFDSCGLALTLYLTLDIGGEAETWYIEHDIGGGIPHDETNVIIETALHLAPNLTPHHLVMTCDIPPARGLGSSSAAVVAGIELANTLAELNLSKEEKVRIAAEIEGHPDNVAPAVLGNWVVGAKLDGEDFYVRHLFPDCALIAFIPKKELLTSESRGVLPDALPFKEAVQASSIANVMIAAILRNDMTLAGEMMERDLWHEKYRSKLVPHLTQIREVAKSKGAYAACLSGAGPTVLVFAPRNIANTLQASLQTLEIDADVLLLDIEGSGAEVFY is encoded by the coding sequence ATGCGTATTCGTGTCCCAGCAACATCGGCCAATCTTGGTCCCGGATTTGATTCTTGCGGTTTGGCGCTCACCTTGTATCTCACTTTAGATATTGGCGGGGAAGCGGAAACATGGTATATAGAACATGATATCGGTGGCGGGATTCCTCACGACGAAACCAATGTGATTATCGAAACAGCGCTTCACTTAGCGCCTAATTTAACACCACATCATTTAGTGATGACCTGTGATATTCCGCCAGCTCGTGGACTTGGTAGTAGTTCAGCAGCAGTTGTTGCAGGAATTGAATTAGCTAATACGCTTGCAGAACTTAATCTCTCTAAAGAAGAAAAAGTACGCATAGCAGCCGAAATAGAAGGTCACCCTGATAATGTAGCGCCTGCAGTCCTTGGAAACTGGGTTGTAGGGGCAAAATTAGACGGAGAAGATTTTTACGTGCGTCATCTTTTTCCAGACTGTGCTTTGATTGCCTTTATTCCAAAAAAAGAACTGCTTACTTCGGAAAGTCGTGGGGTATTACCCGATGCACTTCCATTCAAAGAAGCAGTCCAAGCAAGCAGTATTGCTAATGTAATGATTGCGGCTATTTTGCGCAATGATATGACACTAGCTGGAGAAATGATGGAACGCGATTTATGGCATGAAAAATATCGCAGTAAATTAGTGCCTCATTTGACACAAATCCGCGAAGTTGCCAAAAGTAAAGGTGCTTATGCTGCTTGTTTAAGTGGTGCTGGTCCCACTGTATTGGTTTTTGCTCCTCGGAATATTGCAAATACGCTTCAAGCTTCTCTACAAACACTGGAAATAGATGCAGATGTCCTTCTTCTCGATATCGAAGGAAGCGGCGCAGAAGTTTTTTATTAA
- a CDS encoding thymidine kinase, producing MAQLFFRYGSMNSGKTIEILKVAHNYEEQNKTVVIFTSGIDDRDQVGFISSRIGLKREATPIFSDTNIFEIVANIKPTPNCVLLDESQFLEKEHVFQLAKIVDDLNIPVIAYGLKNDFRNELFEGSKYLLLYADKLEEMKTICWFCAKKATMVLRVDDKGKPIFTGEQIMIGGNDHYYPVCRKCHANPPIK from the coding sequence ATGGCACAGTTATTTTTCCGTTATGGTTCCATGAATAGTGGGAAAACCATTGAAATTCTAAAAGTCGCACATAATTATGAAGAACAAAATAAAACAGTAGTTATTTTCACTTCGGGTATTGATGATAGAGACCAAGTTGGCTTTATCTCCAGTCGAATTGGACTGAAACGTGAAGCAACTCCAATTTTTAGCGATACTAATATTTTTGAGATTGTAGCAAATATTAAACCAACACCCAATTGTGTTCTCTTAGATGAATCACAATTTCTAGAAAAAGAACATGTATTTCAATTAGCAAAAATTGTAGATGACTTAAATATTCCAGTCATTGCTTATGGACTAAAAAACGATTTTCGAAATGAATTATTCGAAGGCTCGAAATACTTGCTCCTATATGCAGATAAATTAGAAGAAATGAAGACCATTTGCTGGTTTTGTGCTAAAAAGGCGACGATGGTTCTGCGTGTAGATGACAAAGGAAAACCTATTTTTACAGGCGAACAAATAATGATTGGCGGAAATGACCACTATTACCCAGTGTGCCGCAAATGTCATGCCAATCCACCAATAAAATAA
- a CDS encoding low molecular weight protein arginine phosphatase: MNILFVCTGNTCRSPLAEKILQHLRPDLNVQSVGTRALDGDGLSEHSRQILSQMHLPTTHKAKKITQADVDWANEIYVMTKNHQEDLKSIFPQSSDKIQLISEEETDIPDPYGESMEQYEITYYELKSAISERFL, translated from the coding sequence ATGAATATTTTATTTGTTTGCACTGGAAACACTTGCCGTAGCCCATTAGCGGAAAAAATCTTGCAACATTTGCGCCCAGATTTAAATGTTCAATCGGTTGGGACAAGAGCCTTAGACGGTGACGGCTTATCTGAACATTCTCGCCAGATTCTTTCGCAGATGCATTTACCCACAACACACAAAGCAAAAAAAATTACGCAAGCTGATGTTGACTGGGCAAATGAGATTTATGTGATGACTAAAAATCATCAAGAAGACTTAAAAAGCATTTTTCCGCAGTCGAGTGATAAAATTCAATTAATTTCTGAAGAAGAAACAGATATTCCAGATCCTTATGGTGAATCAATGGAGCAATATGAAATTACGTACTATGAGTTGAAAAGTGCAATTTCCGAACGTTTTTTATAA
- the prmC gene encoding peptide chain release factor N(5)-glutamine methyltransferase → MTQISQLLKNAEAILLEKGLDQNAAEILLETRMGLSRSELWMEMSRELEPNHEEQFQADFDRYLAGEPVQYILKTAPFYGYDFLVTEDVLIPRPETEELVACAETFLKKHPVMNVLDVCTGSGIIAIALKKAFPNITFTASDISGPALAVAKKNALLLNADIRFVETDLLETFKHNGERFDMIIANPPYISEAEKAAMSDYVLKNEPSLALFAENDGMAIYERFVDNLKYVLNTSFWVGVEIGYTQGERVKQLFEKSYPHSTVLIHKDINSKDRYVTCSNILV, encoded by the coding sequence ATGACGCAAATTAGTCAATTGTTAAAAAATGCAGAAGCTATCCTTCTTGAAAAAGGCTTGGATCAAAATGCAGCAGAAATTTTACTTGAAACTAGAATGGGGCTATCGCGTTCTGAACTTTGGATGGAAATGAGTCGCGAACTCGAACCAAACCACGAAGAACAATTCCAAGCGGATTTTGATAGATATTTGGCAGGAGAACCAGTGCAATATATTTTAAAAACAGCTCCTTTTTATGGATATGATTTTTTAGTGACGGAAGATGTCCTCATTCCACGCCCTGAAACTGAAGAATTAGTCGCTTGTGCAGAGACTTTTTTGAAAAAACATCCAGTTATGAATGTGCTTGATGTTTGTACAGGAAGTGGGATTATCGCCATTGCACTAAAAAAAGCATTTCCTAATATAACGTTTACTGCTTCAGATATATCTGGTCCAGCACTGGCCGTTGCAAAAAAGAATGCTCTTTTATTAAATGCAGATATCCGTTTTGTAGAGACAGATTTACTTGAAACTTTCAAACATAATGGCGAACGTTTTGATATGATTATTGCTAATCCACCGTATATTTCCGAGGCTGAAAAAGCAGCAATGTCGGATTATGTTTTAAAAAACGAGCCATCTTTAGCATTATTTGCAGAAAATGATGGAATGGCTATCTACGAAAGATTTGTGGATAACTTAAAGTATGTCCTAAATACGTCTTTTTGGGTAGGGGTGGAAATAGGTTATACACAAGGAGAACGTGTAAAACAACTATTTGAAAAAAGTTATCCACATTCCACTGTTCTTATCCACAAAGATATTAATTCAAAAGATCGGTATGTAACTTGCTCTAATATACTGGTATAG
- the prfA gene encoding peptide chain release factor 1, translated as MYDRLQAVEDRYDELNELLSDPDVVSDPKRLRDLSKEQSGITATVETYREYKNVNEQIDETRELLGEKLDDEMREMAKEEFAELQKEKAELEERLKLLLVPKDPNDDKNVILEIRGAAGGDEAALFAGDLFRMYSKYAESRGWKVEIMDANPTGIGGYKEIIAMMNGNDAFSRMKYENGAHRVQRVPETESGGRIHTSTATVAILPEAEEVEIELHDKDIRTDTFASTGAGGQSVNTTMSAVRLTHIPTGIVVSMQDERSQLKNKDKAMKVLRARVYDKFEREAREEYDANRKSAVGTGDRSERIRTYNYPQNRVTDHRIGLTIQKLDQIMEGKLDEIIDALILEDQTSKLEHLNDAN; from the coding sequence ATGTATGATCGATTGCAGGCGGTGGAAGACCGTTACGATGAATTAAATGAATTATTAAGTGACCCGGATGTAGTATCTGATCCGAAGCGACTACGCGACCTTTCTAAAGAACAATCAGGCATTACAGCTACAGTCGAAACCTACCGTGAATACAAAAATGTGAATGAGCAAATTGATGAAACTAGAGAACTTCTAGGAGAAAAACTAGATGATGAAATGCGCGAAATGGCAAAAGAAGAATTCGCGGAACTTCAAAAAGAAAAAGCAGAACTGGAAGAGCGTCTAAAATTATTGCTTGTTCCAAAAGATCCTAATGATGACAAAAACGTTATTTTAGAAATTCGCGGAGCAGCAGGTGGGGATGAAGCGGCTTTATTTGCGGGCGATTTATTCCGTATGTATAGCAAATACGCGGAATCACGTGGCTGGAAAGTAGAAATTATGGATGCTAACCCAACCGGTATCGGTGGTTACAAAGAAATTATTGCGATGATGAACGGAAACGATGCCTTTTCTCGAATGAAATACGAAAATGGCGCACACCGCGTTCAACGTGTTCCAGAAACGGAATCAGGTGGACGAATCCATACTTCCACAGCGACGGTTGCCATTTTACCAGAAGCGGAAGAAGTGGAAATCGAGCTACATGATAAAGATATCCGAACAGATACTTTTGCATCAACTGGTGCTGGTGGGCAAAGTGTCAATACAACGATGTCTGCTGTTCGTTTAACGCATATTCCAACTGGGATAGTTGTTTCGATGCAAGATGAACGTTCCCAGTTAAAAAATAAAGACAAGGCGATGAAAGTACTCCGCGCTCGTGTTTATGATAAATTTGAACGTGAAGCCCGTGAAGAATATGATGCCAACCGTAAGTCAGCTGTTGGAACGGGTGACCGGTCAGAACGTATCCGTACGTATAATTATCCGCAAAACCGCGTAACCGATCACCGCATTGGCTTAACCATTCAAAAACTAGATCAAATCATGGAAGGCAAACTTGATGAAATCATTGATGCGCTTATTTTAGAAGATCAAACAAGTAAACTGGAGCATTTAAATGACGCAAATTAG